The following proteins are co-located in the Paralichthys olivaceus isolate ysfri-2021 chromosome 10, ASM2471397v2, whole genome shotgun sequence genome:
- the ttf2 gene encoding transcription termination factor 2 yields the protein MEKIQCNVHGGLCMLKTGVKDGPSKGKSFYVCVDRQGCDFSQVASVSPSHCLQHEDSMVELQALTYSQQQQSHRLFYRCVIGKKAGQRWCGSVPWTAPDKEKRSPLSDMQLQPSCLPPVRNPFKALSKLDKDSEWRGMQCGGGKEKGRDEKDSEASHKVKGREKKESVKSVGPQVEEEERKKTDSPDSYQGKQLPPGMKIKKRVSDEERNGPKAHEVENVTDKIKNKTEETNTMQGKMENTISTSSVTAFHPEKMNKTSQDSATVMPLQPTKDVVKQSDSEVKESVSKSAPSSRDSSSTSTPTNDQPTQSESSQTKNPQDDDDDVVLVSVKTATPPVSAVQKTLTSFSGFQPASKIKDQPEDPRKLHSLLTAQLQQKKATLSVVNVSALPDKGERLKTQVKDLEDALESLRLTGASHPESEGEHHSSDVRPGNSQFNPFSRQGGTILLPAPPAPGPSSSALGLQLSQGYTQMYGANPQAQAFYGGRMTNDRLLAVKNATCEAIDHLHKSLESCPDAEAEVPDPKGIKVSLLAHQRRALAWLLWREGQKPCGGILADDMGLGKTLTMISLILAKNIKAKEEEEKKEEKKLEKWISKNDSSLVVSKGTLIICPASLIHHWKKEIERHVKTGRLTVCLYHGPTREKSAKVLADYDVVVTTYGLVSKEIPVQKEAGEKPSKDSDDVPLHSSPLLRVAWARVVLDEAHNIKNPKVQTSMAVCQLRAGARWAVTGTPIQNNLLDMYSLLKFLRCSPFDEFKLWKAQVDNGSNRGRERLNILTRNLLLRRTKDQMDSTGKPLVSLPVRTCEVHRLKLSTDEQAVYDVVFAQSRSTLQNYLKRHEGNDVNKGNTPTSNPFDKVAQEFGMSQPEAAVPSSRQASSTVHILSLLLRLRQCCCHLSLLKKTLDSTELQGDGIVLSLEEQLNALSLSSSPSPSGPDPKDTVALNGTRFPSQLFEDTSESTKIAAIVSELEAIRQKSADQRSVIVSQWTSMLSIVAVHLRQMGLRYGIIDGSVNPKRRMDLVEEFNTNPEGPQVMLVSLCAGGVGLNLIGGNHLFLMDMHWNPALEDQACDRIYRVGQRKDVTIHRFVCEATVEEKISTLQVKKKELAQNVLSGTGSTFTKLSLADLKIIFGV from the exons ATGGAGAAGATCCAGTGTAATGTTCACG GTGGTTTGTGTATGTTAAAAACCGGAGTGAAAGATGGACCGAGCAAAGGAAAGAGCTTCTACGTCTGCGTCGACAGGCAAGGCTGTGACTTCAGTCAGGTGGCCAG CGTCTCGCCATCCCACTGCCTCCAGCATGAGGATTCAATGGTGGAGCTCCAAGCTCTCACCtacagtcagcagcagcagagccacag gttaTTCTATCGGTGTGTCATAGGTAAAAAAGCAGGCCAGAGGTGGTGTGGAAGCGTACCTTGGACTGCG ccagacaaagaaaagagaagccCTCTATCTGACATGCAGCTCCAGCCCTCCTGTCTGCCACCTGTCCGAAATCCCTTCAAGGCCCTTTCCAAGCTGGACAAGGACTCAGAGTGGAGAGGGATGCAGTGTGGTGGAGGTAAGGAGAAGGGAAGAGATGAGAAAGATAGTGAGGCAAGTCACAAGGttaaaggaagagaaaagaaagaaagtgtgaaGAGTGTTGGGCCACaagtggaagaagaggagagaaagaagacgGATTCCCCGGATTCTTACCAAGGTAAACAGCTTCCACCAGGTatgaagataaagaaaagagtTTCGGATGAGGAGAGAAACGGTCCCAAAGCTCACGAGGTGGAAAACGTGACGGATAAGATTAAAAACAAGACTGAAGAGACCAACACTATGCAGGGCAAAATGGAAAATACTATTTCTACCTCCAGCGTCACTGCTTTTCATCctgagaaaatgaataaaacctcACAGGATTCTGCTACGGTTATGCCACTACAACCAACCAAAGATGTGGTGAAACAATCTGACTCTGAGGTGAAAGAGAGCGTTTCTAAATCTGCACCCAGCAGCAGAGACTCTTCTAGCACCAGTACCCCCACAAATGACCAACCGACACAGTCCGAGTCCAGTCAAACCAAAAATCCCCaagatgatgacgatgatgttGTGTTAGTGTCAGTGAAAACTGccactcctcctgtctctgctgtaCAAAAAACCCTGACCAGCTTCTCAGGGTTTCAGCCGGCGTCTAAGATCAAAGATCAACCTGAAGATCCCAGAAAGCTGCACAGCCTGCTCACTGCTCAGCTTCAACAGAAGAAG GCCACTCTGTCTGTGGTGAACGTTTCGGCTCTGCCAGATAAGGGGGAGAGGTTGAAGACTCAGGTCAAGGATCTGGAAGATGCACTGGAGTCTCTGCGCCTCACTGGTGCTTCTCATCCAG AGTCCGAGGGTGAACatcacagcagtgatgtgaGACCAGGTAACAGTCAGTTCAACCCCTTCAGTCGACAAGGGGGCACCATCCTGCTCCCTGCCCCTCCGGCTCCAGGCCCCTCCAGCAGTGCCCTGGGGCTCCAGCTGAGCCAGGGCTACACCCAGATGTACGGAG CGAACCCGCAGGCTCAGGCCTTTTACGGTGGCAGAATGACCAATGACCGTCTGCTGGCGGTGAAAAACGCCACCTGCGAGGCAATTGATCACCTCCACAAATCCCTGGAATCCTGTCCTGACGCTGAGGCTGAAGTCCCAGACCCAAAGGGCATCAAG GTGTCGCTCCTGGCTCATCAGAGGAGAGCTTTGGCCTGGCTGCTCTGGAGAGAAGGCCAGAAACCCTGTGGAGGAATTCTGG CGGATGACATGGGTCTCGGGAAAACCCTGACCATGATTTCTCTCATACTTGCCAAGAATATCAAGgcaaaagaggaagaagaaaagaaggaagagaagaaactGGAGAAATGGATCTCCAAAAATG ACTCCAGTCTCGTGGTTTCTAAAGGAACTCTGATCATCTGTCCTGCCTCCCTGATTCACCACTGGAAGAAGGAGATTGAGAGACATGTGAAGACGGGCAGGCTAACGGTGTGTCTGTACCACGGTCCCACCCGAGAGAAAAGCGCCAAAGT GCTGGCAGACTACGATGTTGTGGTGACCACATACGGTTTGGTCTCAAAGGAGATTCCAGTCCAAAAGGAGGCGGGGGAAAAACCATCTAAGGATTCTGACGACGTG CCACTGCACTCGTCTCCTCTTCTGCGAGTGGCCTGGGCCCGTGTGGTACTTGATGAAGCCCACAACATCAAAAACCCAAAAGTGCAGACGTCCATGGCGGTTTGTCAGCTGAGGGCCGGCGCCCGCTGGGCAGTCACTGGTACACCCATCCAGAACAACCTGTTGGACATGTACTCGCTGCTTAA GTTTCTGCGTTGTTCTCCGTTTGATGAGTTCAAACTCTGGAAAGCTCAGGTCGACAACGGCTctaacagaggcagagagaggctgaACATCCTGACGAGGAATCTGCTGCTCCGAAGAACCAAAGACCAGATGGACTCCACAGGAAAACCTctg GTGTCTCTTCCTGTTCGAACCTGCGAGGTGCATCGACTCAAACTATCTACAGATGAGCAGGCGGTGTATGATGTGGTCTTTGCCCAGTCCAG atccaCTCTGCAGAACTACCTGAAGAGACATGAAGGGAATGATGTGAACAAGGGGAACACGCCCACTTCTAATCCCTTTGACAAAG ttGCCCAAGAGTTTGGCATGTCGCAGCCTGAAGCTGCTGTGCCGAGCTCCCGACAGGCGTCCAGCACCGTCCACATCCTGTCCCTGCTGCTGCGCCTGCGACAGTGCTGCTGTCACCTGTCTCTCCTGAAGAAG aCTCTCGACTCGACGGAGCTGCAGGGTGACGGGATCGTCTTGTctctggaggagcagctcaACGCTCTGTCACTCTCCTCGAGCCCCTCGCCATCGGGCCCTGACCCCAAAGACACCGTTGCCCTCAATGGCACCCGTTTCCCCTCGCAGCTGTTTGAGGACACCAGTGAGAGCACCAag ATTGCTGCTATTGTCTCTGAGCTTGAGGCAATCAGACAGAAGAGTGCTGATCAGAGAAG TGTCATCGTGTCCCAGTGGACTAGTATGCTGAGCATCGTAGCGGTTCATCTGCGGCAGATGGGCTTGAGATACGGCATCATCGACGGGTCCGTCAACCCCAAACGACGCATGGACCTGGTGGAAGAATTCAACACAAACCCTGAGGGACCACAG GTGATGCTGGTTTCTCTTTGTGCTGGAGGAGTTGGTCTAAACCTGATTGGAGGGAATCACCTCTTCCTCATGGACATGCACTG GAATCCAGCCTTGGAGGATCAGGCCTGTGACCGGATTTATAGGGTCGGACAAAGGAAAGATGTCACCATCCACAG gtttgtgtgtgaagcTACGGTGGAGGAGAAGATTTCCACACTgcaggtgaagaagaaggagctggCCCAGAACGTGCTGTCTGGAACAGGAAGCACCTTTACCAAACTCTCCCTGGCTGATCTCAAAATCATTTTCGGTGTGTGA